A stretch of the Streptosporangium sp. NBC_01755 genome encodes the following:
- a CDS encoding cell division protein CrgA, whose translation MPKPKTRKKPVYTPPQTSQQIKISPRWLAPVMVTCWIVGILWIAVYYVAPTAPVLGTLQNWNLLVGFAFIILGVILSTRWR comes from the coding sequence GTGCCCAAGCCCAAGACTCGCAAGAAGCCGGTATACACCCCGCCGCAGACATCACAGCAGATCAAGATCAGCCCGCGTTGGCTGGCGCCGGTCATGGTGACCTGCTGGATCGTCGGCATCCTGTGGATCGCCGTCTACTATGTGGCGCCCACCGCACCCGTTCTCGGCACCCTCCAGAACTGGAACCTGCTGGTCGGGTTCGCCTTCATCATCCTCGGGGTGATCCTGTCCACCCGCTGGCGTTAG
- a CDS encoding class E sortase, translating into MRAVLRAMGDLSVTTGLVVLLFCAYLLWGTGSYTAEQQVLLQRQLIEGVKAGPGHGPGHGPGPVRLGGAVALLSIPRLGDDYRYAVVEGVDQDRLMMGPGHYPGTAMPGKIGNFVLSGHRTTYAAPFGRIDELRWGDRIVVDAREARYTYRVTGRRVVDPTEVDVIAPVPDRPGKAPTKATITLSTCHPEYSAAQRLVVFGELDRSQNRLERPE; encoded by the coding sequence GTGAGAGCCGTGTTGAGGGCCATGGGCGATCTGAGTGTCACCACGGGTCTGGTCGTCCTGCTCTTCTGCGCCTACCTGCTGTGGGGCACCGGCTCCTACACCGCTGAGCAGCAGGTGCTGCTGCAAAGGCAGCTCATCGAGGGTGTTAAGGCCGGTCCCGGGCATGGTCCCGGGCATGGGCCAGGCCCGGTCCGGCTGGGCGGGGCGGTGGCGCTGCTGTCGATTCCCAGGCTCGGCGACGACTACCGGTACGCCGTCGTGGAGGGCGTCGACCAGGACCGGCTGATGATGGGGCCGGGGCACTACCCCGGCACCGCCATGCCAGGAAAAATCGGTAATTTTGTTCTTTCAGGGCATCGGACCACCTATGCCGCTCCTTTCGGCCGAATCGACGAGCTCCGGTGGGGCGATCGCATCGTGGTCGACGCCCGCGAGGCCCGCTACACCTACCGCGTCACCGGCAGGCGCGTCGTCGACCCCACCGAGGTCGACGTCATCGCCCCGGTCCCCGACCGACCGGGAAAGGCGCCGACCAAGGCGACGATCACCCTGTCCACCTGCCACCCGGAGTACTCGGCAGCCCAGCGGCTCGTCGTCTTCGGCGAGCTGGACAGGAGCCAGAACCGCCTCGAACGCCCCGAATAG
- a CDS encoding anthranilate synthase component II, giving the protein MSRVLVVDNHDSFVHTIVQYLRELGATCDVRPRDRVRVEDASGFDGVLISPGPGTPENAGVSVPLVGYCEAHGIPLLGVCLGHQAIAVAHGATVSRAPELVHGRTSAITHDGRGVFTGLPSPATMTRYHSLAVLPGTVPEILEVTATTGDGVIMGLRHRTAPVEGVQFHPESVISQHGHRLLGNWLERLL; this is encoded by the coding sequence ATGAGCCGTGTCCTCGTCGTCGACAACCACGACAGCTTCGTCCACACCATCGTCCAGTATCTCCGTGAGCTCGGCGCCACCTGCGACGTGCGCCCGCGCGACCGGGTCAGGGTCGAGGACGCCTCCGGCTTCGACGGGGTTCTGATCAGTCCCGGCCCCGGCACCCCGGAGAACGCGGGGGTGAGCGTCCCGCTCGTCGGCTACTGCGAGGCCCACGGCATCCCACTGCTCGGTGTCTGCCTGGGGCATCAGGCCATCGCCGTCGCCCACGGCGCGACCGTGTCGCGGGCCCCCGAACTGGTGCACGGTCGCACCAGCGCGATCACGCACGACGGGCGCGGGGTCTTCACCGGCCTGCCGTCGCCGGCGACCATGACGCGCTACCACTCGCTGGCGGTCCTGCCCGGGACGGTTCCCGAGATCCTTGAGGTGACCGCGACCACCGGTGACGGCGTGATCATGGGCCTGCGCCACCGTACGGCCCCCGTCGAGGGGGTGCAGTTTCACCCCGAATCGGTGATCTCCCAGCACGGTCATCGGCTACTTGGGAACTGGCTTGAAAGATTGTTGTAA
- the pknB gene encoding Stk1 family PASTA domain-containing Ser/Thr kinase — protein MTQPRRLGDRYELDGVVGRGGMAEVYRARDIRLDRIVAIKTLRADLARDHIFQARFRREAQSAASLNHPSIVAVYDTGEDVSEGAPVPYIVMEYVDGRTLRDLLRADRRLLPERAAELVDGILRALDYSHRGGIVHRDIKPANIMITRNGDVKVMDFGIARAMADSAATMTQTAQVIGTAQYLSPEQARGERVDARSDLYSTGCVLYELLTGQPPFTGDSPVAIAYQHVREEPIPPSQIDPDIPPWADAIVLKAMAKDPAHRYQSAGEMRADIQRAMSGIPTDAQTMAISNNYGSATRTMQAPGPGGPATQRTTAVPAYEYGEEGGGRTGERGRRRQQSSNTAVKTAAWILIPLLVIGAFIGVGYMFLSSPGTPVASGKVKIPPLASQTVEAATKALTDLGLKVKTLQAFDEEIPKGSVIDTEPAADTEVDKDSEVTLKVSKGIEKVEVPSVLNMTAEDAKRALEDAGFEVSLQSKPSSRKQGVVFETLPEAGKKANKGSTVRIYVPKEAVEVPGVVNLTVGDAKNMLKEAGFKWKVVEQPSDLPQDTVLSQSPEAGGKYQPGTTITLIVSSGQPPEPTEQPTYPSEEPTIPEEPTEDMPTEPDDGTIFDESPPDGT, from the coding sequence ATGACTCAGCCCCGACGCCTCGGCGATCGCTACGAGCTTGACGGCGTCGTCGGGCGTGGCGGCATGGCCGAGGTCTATCGCGCCCGAGACATCCGGCTGGATCGGATCGTCGCCATCAAGACCCTCCGCGCGGACCTGGCCAGGGATCACATCTTCCAGGCGCGTTTCCGCCGGGAGGCTCAGTCCGCCGCATCGCTGAACCACCCGTCCATCGTCGCGGTCTACGACACCGGCGAGGACGTCTCAGAGGGTGCGCCTGTTCCCTACATCGTGATGGAGTACGTCGACGGCCGCACGCTGCGCGACCTGCTCCGGGCCGACCGGCGGCTGCTGCCCGAGCGTGCCGCCGAGCTGGTCGACGGGATCCTGCGGGCACTGGACTACAGCCACCGTGGCGGCATCGTCCACCGGGACATCAAGCCGGCGAACATCATGATCACCCGTAACGGCGACGTCAAGGTCATGGACTTCGGCATCGCCCGCGCGATGGCCGATTCGGCCGCGACCATGACACAGACCGCCCAGGTGATCGGCACCGCCCAGTACCTCTCGCCGGAGCAGGCCAGGGGCGAGCGGGTCGACGCCCGCAGCGACCTCTACTCCACCGGTTGCGTGCTGTACGAGCTGCTGACCGGACAGCCCCCGTTCACCGGCGACTCGCCTGTCGCGATCGCCTACCAGCATGTGCGCGAGGAGCCGATCCCTCCGTCGCAGATCGACCCCGACATCCCCCCGTGGGCCGACGCCATCGTGCTCAAGGCGATGGCCAAGGACCCGGCGCACCGCTACCAGAGCGCCGGGGAGATGCGGGCCGACATCCAGCGGGCGATGTCCGGCATCCCGACGGACGCCCAGACCATGGCCATTTCCAACAACTACGGCTCGGCCACCCGGACGATGCAGGCTCCCGGGCCCGGAGGCCCGGCCACCCAGCGCACCACCGCCGTCCCGGCGTACGAGTACGGCGAGGAGGGGGGCGGGCGCACCGGCGAGCGCGGTCGGCGCCGGCAGCAGAGCAGCAACACCGCGGTCAAGACCGCGGCGTGGATCCTCATCCCCCTGCTGGTCATCGGCGCCTTCATCGGCGTGGGCTACATGTTCCTCAGCTCCCCCGGCACCCCCGTCGCCTCGGGCAAGGTGAAGATCCCTCCGCTGGCCTCGCAGACCGTGGAGGCGGCGACCAAGGCGCTGACGGACCTCGGCCTGAAGGTGAAGACGCTCCAGGCGTTCGACGAGGAGATACCGAAGGGTTCGGTGATCGACACCGAACCGGCGGCCGACACCGAGGTGGACAAGGACTCCGAGGTGACGCTCAAGGTCTCCAAGGGCATTGAGAAGGTCGAGGTGCCCTCCGTGCTCAACATGACCGCGGAGGACGCCAAGAGGGCCCTTGAGGACGCCGGCTTCGAGGTCAGCCTGCAGAGCAAGCCCTCCAGCCGGAAGCAGGGCGTCGTCTTCGAGACCCTGCCCGAGGCGGGTAAGAAGGCCAACAAGGGCAGCACCGTACGAATCTACGTCCCCAAGGAGGCGGTGGAGGTTCCGGGCGTGGTCAACCTCACGGTCGGGGACGCCAAGAACATGCTCAAGGAGGCGGGCTTCAAGTGGAAGGTCGTCGAGCAGCCGAGTGACCTTCCCCAGGACACCGTGCTGAGCCAGTCTCCCGAGGCGGGTGGCAAGTACCAGCCGGGGACGACGATCACGCTGATCGTGTCGAGCGGGCAGCCGCCCGAGCCGACCGAGCAGCCGACCTATCCGTCCGAGGAGCCGACCATTCCCGAGGAGCCGACGGAGGACATGCCCACGGAGCCCGACGACGGCACCATCTTCGATGAGTCGCCGCCCGACGGGACCTGA
- a CDS encoding serine/threonine-protein kinase yields MTALLGGRYRPLGRIASGGMGEVWRARDELLGREVAVKLLRAHVAEDPAFRLRFRSEARIAAGLSDPGIAQVFDYAETDGVAYLVMELVPGESLAGILARDGSLSPKVALDVVHQTARALQAAHRAGVIHRDIKPGNLLVTEAGVIKITDFGIARVLEAAPVTQTGVLLGTAQYVSPEQASGDPLTPATDIYSLGVVAYECLAGRAPFLAETQVAIALMHIGEPPPPLPASIPPAVRDLVMACLSKDPLRRPAGARELSERADVLLDALAATDVTGLGMLTDPSGWRAEPATEWPQEITSAMAAPIAPGPVPGSGSYADAGSGSYADAGSGSYADAGSGSYADAGSGSYAGAGRGPGEGAGGGAGAGGTPPGAVPAPHRRRRLRRTTAIVAAVAGCAAAVGLGSLVARELASQPGGSAPEKPVVRSSPATKPPTARPSGSTPAASRPPAPPTRTVRPSATPSATVSTSATPTARPSTPPPPSPSPSPTIPTPTPTTTTVTPSPTPSTTPEPGDTDQPNEET; encoded by the coding sequence ATGACCGCGTTGCTCGGGGGCCGATACCGCCCGCTGGGGCGTATCGCGTCGGGCGGCATGGGCGAGGTATGGCGGGCCAGGGACGAGTTGCTCGGCCGCGAGGTCGCGGTGAAGCTGCTCCGCGCGCACGTGGCGGAGGATCCCGCCTTCCGGCTGCGCTTCCGCTCCGAGGCCCGCATCGCGGCCGGGCTGTCCGATCCGGGCATCGCACAGGTCTTCGACTACGCCGAGACCGACGGCGTCGCCTACCTGGTGATGGAGCTGGTGCCCGGCGAGTCCCTGGCCGGCATCCTGGCCCGGGACGGCTCGCTGAGCCCGAAGGTCGCCCTCGACGTGGTCCATCAGACCGCCAGGGCCCTGCAAGCCGCGCACCGTGCGGGAGTCATCCACCGGGACATCAAGCCCGGCAACCTGCTGGTGACCGAGGCGGGCGTGATAAAGATCACAGACTTCGGCATCGCCAGGGTGCTGGAGGCCGCGCCGGTCACCCAGACGGGAGTCCTGCTCGGCACCGCCCAGTACGTCAGCCCCGAGCAGGCGTCCGGCGACCCGCTGACACCCGCCACCGACATCTACTCGCTCGGGGTGGTCGCCTACGAGTGCCTGGCCGGCCGGGCGCCGTTCCTCGCCGAGACGCAGGTGGCGATCGCTCTGATGCACATCGGCGAGCCCCCGCCGCCGCTCCCGGCGAGCATCCCGCCCGCGGTCCGTGACCTGGTCATGGCGTGCCTGTCCAAGGACCCGCTGCGGCGCCCGGCCGGTGCCAGGGAGCTGTCGGAGCGGGCGGACGTGCTGCTCGACGCGCTGGCCGCCACCGACGTCACCGGTCTTGGCATGCTCACCGACCCCTCGGGCTGGCGCGCGGAGCCCGCGACCGAGTGGCCGCAGGAGATCACCTCGGCCATGGCCGCCCCCATCGCCCCCGGGCCGGTCCCCGGTTCGGGCTCGTACGCGGACGCGGGTTCCGGCTCGTACGCGGACGCGGGTTCCGGCTCGTACGCGGACGCGGGTTCCGGCTCGTACGCGGACGCGGGTTCCGGCTCGTACGCCGGTGCGGGAAGAGGTCCTGGTGAGGGCGCCGGCGGGGGTGCCGGAGCAGGCGGGACGCCCCCGGGTGCCGTACCGGCACCTCATCGGCGCCGTCGCCTGCGCAGGACGACGGCGATCGTCGCCGCGGTCGCGGGATGCGCCGCCGCGGTCGGGTTGGGCTCGCTGGTGGCCCGTGAGCTGGCGAGCCAGCCCGGCGGCAGCGCGCCGGAGAAGCCGGTCGTACGGTCGAGCCCGGCCACCAAGCCGCCGACGGCCAGACCGAGCGGGAGCACGCCTGCGGCGAGCAGACCACCTGCCCCGCCGACGAGGACGGTCCGCCCCTCGGCCACGCCGTCGGCTACGGTAAGCACATCGGCCACGCCCACCGCAAGGCCGAGTACGCCGCCACCGCCCAGCCCCAGCCCGAGCCCGACGATTCCCACCCCTACGCCCACCACCACGACGGTGACACCGAGCCCCACACCGAGTACGACTCCCGAACCCGGCGATACAGACCAGCCGAATGAGGAGACGTGA
- a CDS encoding peptidoglycan D,D-transpeptidase FtsI family protein, with product MNGPLKRAAFACMLMFGLLMINVNYLQAVRAEDLRDDSRNTRNFYARYEVERGRITAGDKVLAESVDTGDPEFRFQRRYPEGKIYAPITGFFAPESERDIERAENSLLDGTSADLLIRRSIDLFTAKQTKGANVDLTINPRAQEAAYRALGASGKKGALVAIEPKTGAILAMVSIPTYDPNPLSKPSKPDVNKAYNKLDEDEDKPLVNRAIERTYPPGSTFKVVTMAAYLESDDSIGPETQVDAPQVLDLPNTTADLPNYGGAACGAGRVTLSFALEKSCNTPFGKIAMELGYDALRDQAAKFGIGGEPLSIPLPVAGSGIGPEEDQAALAQASIGQRSNQMTTLQMAMIAAGIANNGVVMKPYLVNKIADAEGGEIEAADPDELDTAMSEDSARKLQEMMVNVVNKGTASAAQIPGVTVGGKTGTAETARGQDPHAWFISFAPAEDPKVAVALIVESGSAGSDASGGQTAAPIAKSVMEAVLGR from the coding sequence ATGAACGGTCCCCTCAAGCGCGCCGCCTTTGCCTGCATGCTCATGTTCGGCCTGCTCATGATCAATGTGAACTACCTGCAGGCCGTACGGGCGGAGGATCTGCGCGACGACTCGCGCAACACCCGCAACTTCTACGCGCGCTACGAGGTCGAGCGCGGCCGCATCACCGCGGGCGACAAGGTCCTCGCCGAGTCGGTCGACACCGGCGACCCCGAGTTCCGCTTTCAGCGGCGCTATCCCGAGGGCAAGATCTACGCGCCCATCACCGGGTTCTTCGCGCCCGAGAGCGAGCGCGACATCGAGCGGGCCGAGAACAGCCTCCTCGACGGGACGAGCGCCGACCTGCTGATCCGGCGCAGCATCGACCTGTTCACCGCCAAGCAGACCAAGGGCGCCAACGTCGACCTGACGATCAACCCCAGGGCGCAGGAGGCCGCGTACAGGGCGCTGGGCGCCAGCGGCAAGAAGGGCGCGCTGGTCGCGATCGAGCCGAAGACCGGGGCGATCCTCGCGATGGTCTCGATCCCCACCTACGACCCCAACCCGCTCTCCAAGCCCAGCAAGCCCGACGTCAACAAGGCCTACAACAAGCTGGACGAGGACGAGGACAAGCCACTGGTCAACCGGGCCATCGAGCGCACCTACCCGCCGGGGTCGACCTTCAAGGTGGTCACCATGGCGGCGTACCTGGAGAGCGACGACAGCATCGGCCCGGAGACCCAGGTCGACGCCCCGCAGGTGCTCGACCTGCCCAACACCACCGCCGACCTGCCCAACTACGGTGGCGCGGCCTGCGGTGCCGGGCGCGTGACGCTCTCGTTCGCGCTGGAGAAGTCCTGCAACACCCCGTTCGGCAAGATCGCCATGGAGCTCGGCTACGACGCGCTGCGCGACCAGGCCGCCAAGTTCGGCATCGGTGGCGAGCCGTTGTCGATCCCGCTGCCGGTCGCGGGGAGCGGGATCGGCCCCGAGGAGGACCAGGCGGCCCTCGCCCAGGCGTCGATCGGCCAGCGCAGCAACCAGATGACCACGCTGCAGATGGCCATGATCGCCGCCGGTATCGCCAACAACGGCGTGGTCATGAAGCCGTACCTGGTGAACAAGATCGCGGATGCCGAGGGCGGCGAGATCGAGGCCGCCGACCCCGACGAGCTGGACACCGCGATGAGCGAGGACAGCGCGCGCAAGCTCCAGGAGATGATGGTCAACGTCGTCAACAAGGGCACGGCGAGCGCGGCGCAGATTCCGGGCGTGACGGTCGGCGGCAAGACCGGCACCGCCGAGACCGCCAGGGGCCAGGACCCGCACGCGTGGTTCATCTCCTTCGCCCCCGCCGAGGACCCCAAGGTCGCCGTCGCACTGATCGTCGAATCCGGCAGCGCCGGCAGCGACGCCTCCGGTGGTCAGACCGCCGCCCCGATCGCCAAGAGCGTGATGGAAGCGGTGCTGGGTAGATGA
- a CDS encoding FtsW/RodA/SpoVE family cell cycle protein encodes MSTPSAEPVPLPAKRRVAQLAMLAFAVAIVMLAYANVGLALDKQVPAGMLTYGLGLGGLMLAAYLVLAKFAPWADPLILPLVTLINGLGLVIIYRLEASGMDGASATNQLLWTAVGVVMFSVTLIVLRDHRALQRLTYTAGAVGLALLVSPLLPFIGQEINGARIWIGIAGFTLQPAEFTKLALVVFFAGYLVAKRDVLALAGRRLLFIDLPRARDLGPVLITWGLSLGVLILQKDLGSSLLIFGTFIAMLYIATQRTSWVLIGILLFVGGAVLAGLIFDHVAARFEVFLNPEDPELYERTFGGSYQLMQGLFGMGQGGVLGTGLGQGHPDLIPLAFSDFIFTAAGEELGLTGLMALLMVYALLVERGLRTSIAAREPFSKLLAGGLSFILAWQVFIIVGGVTNLIPLTGLVTPFMSQGGSALLANWILIALLVRMSDTARKPPPQAIQDEGMTQVFQR; translated from the coding sequence ATGAGCACCCCTAGCGCCGAGCCTGTCCCGCTTCCCGCCAAACGGCGGGTGGCCCAGCTGGCGATGCTCGCGTTCGCGGTCGCCATCGTGATGCTGGCGTACGCCAATGTGGGGTTGGCCCTCGACAAGCAGGTCCCCGCGGGAATGCTCACCTACGGCCTCGGCCTGGGCGGCCTCATGCTGGCCGCCTACCTGGTGCTGGCCAAGTTCGCGCCCTGGGCCGACCCGCTGATCCTGCCGCTGGTGACATTGATCAACGGCCTCGGGCTGGTGATCATCTACCGGCTTGAGGCGTCCGGCATGGACGGAGCCTCGGCCACCAACCAGCTGCTGTGGACCGCCGTCGGGGTTGTCATGTTCTCCGTGACGCTGATCGTGCTGCGCGACCACCGCGCGCTACAGCGTCTGACCTACACCGCGGGTGCCGTCGGCCTGGCCCTGCTGGTCTCGCCGCTGCTGCCGTTCATCGGCCAGGAGATCAACGGCGCCCGCATCTGGATCGGCATCGCCGGCTTCACACTCCAGCCGGCCGAGTTCACCAAGCTCGCCCTGGTCGTCTTCTTCGCCGGTTACCTGGTCGCCAAGCGCGACGTGCTGGCCCTGGCCGGGCGTCGGCTGCTCTTCATCGATCTGCCCCGGGCCCGCGACCTCGGTCCGGTCCTCATCACCTGGGGCCTCAGCCTGGGCGTGCTGATCCTGCAGAAGGACCTCGGCTCCTCGCTGCTGATCTTCGGCACCTTCATCGCGATGCTCTACATCGCCACCCAGCGCACCTCGTGGGTGCTCATCGGCATCCTGCTCTTCGTCGGCGGGGCGGTGCTGGCGGGGCTGATCTTCGATCACGTCGCGGCCCGCTTCGAGGTCTTTCTCAACCCGGAGGACCCGGAGCTGTACGAGCGCACGTTCGGCGGCAGCTACCAGCTCATGCAGGGCCTGTTCGGCATGGGCCAGGGCGGTGTGCTCGGCACCGGGCTCGGCCAGGGGCATCCCGACCTGATCCCGCTGGCCTTCTCCGACTTCATCTTCACCGCCGCCGGCGAGGAGCTCGGCCTGACCGGGCTGATGGCCCTGCTGATGGTCTACGCCCTGCTGGTGGAGCGCGGCCTGCGCACCTCGATCGCGGCCCGCGAGCCGTTCTCCAAGCTGCTGGCGGGCGGCCTGTCGTTCATCCTGGCGTGGCAGGTCTTCATCATCGTCGGCGGCGTGACCAACCTGATCCCGCTGACCGGCCTGGTCACCCCGTTCATGTCCCAGGGCGGATCGGCGCTGCTGGCTAACTGGATCCTTATCGCGCTGCTGGTACGCATGTCGGATACGGCGAGGAAGCCTCCGCCCCAGGCCATCCAGGACGAAGGAATGACGCAGGTGTTCCAGCGATGA
- a CDS encoding PP2C family protein-serine/threonine phosphatase gives MTIALRYAARSDVGLLREGNEDSAYASGRLLAVADGMGGHAHGEVASSVAIAALSSLDADAQGGDLLSAIEAAVRDANRKLHEMVGRDPGLKGMGTTLTAMLWSGTRVALVHVGDSRAYLLRAGELYQITHDHTLVQSLVDDGRITAEEAATHPQRSILLRALDGSGEVDPDLSLREAQVGDRYLLCSDGLSGVVSAETLHHTLSTIEDPDGVVRTLIDLANRGGGPDNITCVLADVLEVAETFVPRTEAAVVGAAGSGMPRSQPPDTPAGRASAVTMPQPVIPDDDPDEPIIRSVARPAKRRRLWPLVAVAGGVVVIGGGLGWYFGGQWLDDQYFVGAKGNEIVVFQGVKTNLGPFELFDVARSTTESISTLGAFQQGQVRDGIPVPTVEAGLEKIEELKSSAAKADEKADEKAEPTTSPSASASSTPPVPRAPEPTRTQ, from the coding sequence ATGACCATCGCACTCCGTTACGCCGCCCGCTCTGACGTCGGCCTCCTCCGCGAAGGCAACGAGGACTCCGCCTACGCCAGCGGCCGCCTGCTCGCCGTCGCGGACGGCATGGGCGGCCACGCACACGGCGAGGTGGCCAGTTCGGTCGCCATCGCCGCGCTGTCCTCACTCGACGCGGACGCCCAGGGAGGTGACCTGCTCAGCGCCATCGAGGCAGCGGTACGCGACGCCAACCGCAAGCTCCACGAGATGGTGGGCCGCGACCCCGGCCTCAAGGGCATGGGCACCACCCTCACCGCCATGCTCTGGTCCGGGACGAGGGTCGCCCTGGTCCACGTCGGCGACTCCCGGGCCTACCTGCTGCGTGCGGGAGAGCTCTACCAGATCACGCACGACCACACGCTGGTGCAGTCACTGGTGGACGACGGCCGGATCACCGCCGAGGAGGCCGCCACCCATCCCCAGCGGTCCATCCTGCTGCGGGCGCTCGACGGCAGCGGCGAGGTCGATCCCGACCTGTCCCTGCGCGAAGCCCAGGTCGGCGATCGCTACCTGCTCTGCTCCGACGGCCTGTCCGGGGTGGTGAGCGCGGAGACCCTGCACCACACGCTCTCCACGATCGAGGATCCCGACGGGGTGGTCCGCACCCTCATCGACCTGGCCAACCGGGGCGGCGGTCCCGACAACATCACCTGCGTCCTCGCCGACGTGCTGGAGGTGGCCGAGACCTTCGTGCCACGTACCGAGGCCGCCGTGGTCGGCGCCGCCGGCTCCGGCATGCCGAGGTCACAGCCACCGGACACCCCGGCGGGGCGCGCCAGCGCGGTCACCATGCCGCAGCCGGTCATCCCCGACGACGATCCCGACGAGCCGATCATCAGGTCCGTGGCCCGACCGGCCAAACGTCGCCGGCTGTGGCCTCTTGTCGCCGTGGCGGGCGGCGTCGTCGTCATCGGAGGCGGCCTAGGCTGGTACTTCGGGGGACAGTGGCTGGATGATCAGTACTTCGTCGGGGCCAAGGGTAACGAGATCGTGGTTTTCCAGGGTGTGAAGACCAACCTCGGCCCCTTCGAGCTTTTCGACGTCGCCCGGAGCACCACGGAATCGATTTCGACCCTTGGCGCGTTCCAGCAGGGCCAGGTCCGCGACGGCATCCCCGTCCCCACCGTCGAGGCGGGCCTGGAGAAGATCGAAGAGCTGAAGTCGTCCGCGGCCAAGGCCGACGAGAAGGCCGACGAGAAGGCCGAGCCGACCACATCGCCGAGCGCCTCCGCGTCCTCCACGCCCCCCGTCCCCAGGGCCCCCGAACCCACAAGGACACAGTGA
- a CDS encoding FHA domain-containing protein FhaB/FipA encodes MSELTLLLIRLAFLAVLWFFVIAAVGVIRTDLFGSRTAATVPARKVPKPAKPAAKSKKGEPRQMVVTGGPLQGTTITLSETPITIGRANDATLVVSDDYASSRHARLFPQDGQWIVEDLGSTNGTYLDRSKVTRPTPVPLGVPIRIGKTVIELRK; translated from the coding sequence ATGTCCGAGCTCACGCTGCTGCTGATCCGGCTCGCTTTCCTCGCGGTGCTGTGGTTCTTCGTGATTGCCGCGGTCGGCGTGATCCGGACGGACTTGTTCGGATCACGCACGGCCGCCACCGTCCCCGCGCGCAAGGTTCCCAAACCGGCGAAGCCCGCGGCCAAATCCAAGAAGGGGGAACCACGGCAGATGGTCGTCACCGGTGGCCCCCTGCAAGGCACCACCATTACCCTCTCGGAGACGCCCATCACCATCGGCCGGGCGAACGACGCGACGCTGGTAGTCAGCGACGACTACGCCTCCAGCCGGCACGCCCGGCTCTTCCCCCAGGACGGTCAGTGGATCGTGGAAGATCTCGGCTCGACCAACGGCACTTATCTCGACCGCTCAAAAGTCACCCGTCCGACTCCGGTGCCGCTCGGTGTTCCGATCCGCATCGGCAAGACCGTCATCGAATTGCGCAAATGA
- a CDS encoding DUF3662 and FHA domain-containing protein: MGVLQRFERRLEGLVEGAFARAFKSDLQPVEVASAVQREMDERAAIVAQGRTLVPNDFVVELSTTDSERLEVYADSIGHELANLAREYAKEQGYSFVGPVRVRFETADDLAVGLFRIRSGVIRGATVEQDEIRQPVSDVPTAKPHAFGGRPRLLVSTQDDPQGQRSFDLTTPVTLLGRGTDCDLRLVDPGVSRHHAELRVEGPQVALVDLGSTNGTFVNGQPVRRVELQNGTRVTLGRTTLVFRRD; encoded by the coding sequence GTGGGAGTCCTTCAGCGTTTCGAGCGGAGGCTCGAAGGCTTGGTTGAAGGGGCCTTTGCGCGGGCGTTCAAATCTGACCTTCAGCCGGTAGAGGTCGCCAGTGCGGTCCAACGGGAGATGGACGAGCGGGCGGCGATCGTCGCCCAAGGGCGCACTCTCGTGCCCAACGACTTCGTGGTCGAGCTGTCCACGACCGACAGCGAGCGGCTGGAGGTCTACGCGGACAGCATCGGCCACGAGCTGGCCAACCTTGCCAGGGAGTACGCCAAGGAACAGGGCTACTCCTTCGTGGGGCCGGTCAGGGTCCGCTTCGAGACGGCCGACGACCTCGCGGTCGGCCTGTTCCGCATCCGCTCGGGCGTGATCCGCGGCGCGACGGTCGAGCAGGACGAGATCCGCCAGCCGGTGAGCGACGTGCCCACCGCGAAACCACACGCGTTCGGAGGTCGCCCCCGCCTGCTGGTGTCCACCCAGGACGACCCGCAGGGCCAGCGGTCCTTCGATCTGACAACACCGGTGACCCTGCTCGGCAGGGGCACCGACTGCGATCTACGGCTGGTCGACCCGGGTGTGTCCCGGCACCACGCCGAGCTGCGGGTGGAGGGCCCCCAGGTCGCGCTCGTCGACCTCGGCTCCACGAACGGCACCTTCGTCAACGGCCAGCCGGTTCGCCGGGTCGAGCTCCAGAACGGCACTCGCGTGACGCTGGGGCGAACGACTCTGGTTTTCCGGCGCGATTAA